In Tripterygium wilfordii isolate XIE 37 chromosome 15, ASM1340144v1, whole genome shotgun sequence, one DNA window encodes the following:
- the LOC120016805 gene encoding WD repeat-containing protein 44-like: MGCRSEEEIDQFFDTREEISSVSDWDSDSTEESASKVGPVHGFGYELWTRKPESVIDRRRRFMGLMGLSLGQNSDEFQFEIDRITETSGAVLRTADSEDGFLSSYSSPHLTEVRDSLVNGALEDSLVYRIKNLDDGKEFVVDELGRDGMPVRLLEVGSNKSLSFEEFQNSFGPSPIVQQLFSREFNEARDLVNAKKKEKRGWLRKLGVAACIVDRQVEAGVMGSHFESTEGGRRMHKVRVHPCKKRSKELSSLYAVQELVAHEGSILTMKFSLDGRYLATGGEDGIVRVWKVIEDQRLDRLDIPDNDPSCMYFTMDQLSKINTVDTGKEKIDKIKRKPSDSTFVVLPSKVFRISENPLHVFHGHSGDVLDISWSKRGFLLSSSVDKTVRLWQVGCDRCLRIFSHNDYVTCVDFNPLDDNYFISGSIDGKVRIWEVLGCRVVDYIDVRDIVTALCYRPDGKGGIVGSMTGKCRFYDIIENQLQLDTEICFSGKKKLPGKKISGFQFSPCDPSKVMAVSADSTVQVIRGTDVICKLKSSGLRTAGNKICATFTSDGKHIISASDDSSVHVWNYSSQDRTHTRAEKIKSCESFLSHNASIAIPWCGIETLSSSNGDTWVNSLENGQQHQNLNWTMDQNIPRSSPDCFSRTRGFLLESLVKGSPTWPEEELNSSKPVVVSPRMGKSECKFLKSARHSLFSSPHMWGLVIVTAGYDGRIRTYHNYGLPVHL; the protein is encoded by the exons ATGGGTTGTCGTAGCgaagaagaaattgatcaaTTTTTTGATACCCGGGAGGAGATCTCTTCTGTTTCTGATTGGGACTCTGATTCTACGGAGGAATCTGCTTCTAAGGTTGGACCTGTACATGGTTTCGGTTACGAGTTATGGACGAGGAAACCAGAAAGTGTAATTGATCGCCGTCGAAGGTTTATGGGTCTGATGGGTTTAAGCTTAGGTCAAAATTCTGATGAATTCCAATTTGAAATAGATAGAATTACAGAAACTAGTGGAGCGGTGTTGAGGACTGCTGATTCCGAGGATGGGTTTTTATCTAGTTATTCCTCTCCACATCTAACTGAAGTGAGGGATTCGTTGGTCAATGGCGCTTTGGAGGATAGTCTTGTATATAGAATCAAGAATTTGGATGATGGAAAGGAGTTTGTTGTGGATGAGTTGGGCAGGGATGGAATGCCTGTCAGGCTACTTGAAGTGGGTTCGAATAAGTCGCTAAGTTTCGAAGAATTTCAGAACAGTTTCGGGCCATCTCCTATTGTTCAGCAGCTCTTTTCTAGAGAATTTAATGAGGCAAGGGATCTGGTTAatgcaaaaaagaaagagaagagggGCTGGTTGAGGAAATTAGGTGTTGCAGCTTGTATAGTTGATAGACAAGTGGAAGCTGGTGTGATGGGCAGCCATTTTGAATCAACAGAAGGGGGGAGAAGAATGCACAAAGTTAGAGTCCATCCATGTAAAAAGAGATCTAAGGAACTATCTTCCCTTTATGCGGTACAAGAGTTGGTTGCACATGAAGGGTCGATTTTGACGATGAAGTTTAGTCTCGACGGGCGGTACTTAGCAACTGGTGGTGAAGATGGTATTGTGCGTGTTTGGAAGGTGATAGAGGATCAGAGATTGGACAGACTTGATATTCCGGATAATGATCCGTCATGTATGTACTTCACAATGGATCAGCTTTCTAAAATTAACACTGTTGATACAGGCAAGGAGAAAATCGATAAAATAAAGAGGAAACCATCGGACTCAACTTTCGTTGTTTTGCCTTCTAAGGTTTTCCGGATATCTGAGAATCCCTTGCATGTATTCCATGGACACAGCGGTGACGTATTAGACATTTCGTGGTCCAAGAGAGGG TTTTTGCTATCATCCTCTGTTGATAAGACAGTTCGTCTGTGGCAAGTCGGATGTGATAGGTGCCTGAGAATTTTCTCTCATAACGATTATG TAACTTGTGTTGACTTCAATCCTCTGGATGACAACTATTTCATCAGTGGTTCAATAGATGGAAAAGTTCGTATATGGGAAGTGCTTGGCTGCCGAGTGGTTGACTATATCGATGTAAGAGACATAGTCACCGCACTTTGTTATCGCCCTGATGGAAAG GGAGGAATTGTGGGTTCCATGACAGGAAAGTGTCGTTTCTATGATATCATAG AGAATCAACTGCAACTGGATACTGAAATATGCTTTAGTGGCAAAAAGAAGTTGCCAGGCAAGAAGATAAGTGGCTTTCAG TTTTCTCCATGTGACCCAAGCAAAGTAATGGCTGTTTCTGCTGATTCAACAGTCCAAGTAATTCGTGGGACAGATGTCATTTGCAAATTGAAAT CATCTGGTCTTCGAACAGCAGGTAATAAGATTTGTGCAACATTTACCTCTGATGGGAAACATATAATCTCAGCAAGTGATGATTCTAGTGTACATGTCTGGAACTACAGTAGCCAGGACAGGACACATACCCGGGCAGAGAAAATTAAGTCTTGTGAAAGCTTCCTGTCCCACAATGCATCAATTGCTATACCTTGGTGTGGCATTGAAACTTTGTCATCTTCCAATGGGGATACATGGGTAAATAGCCTTGAGAATGGACAACAGCATCAGAATCTTAATTGGACGATGGACCAAAATATTCCTCGCTCTTCACCAGATTGTTTCTCGCGTACACGAGGGTTTTTGTTAGAGTCTCTGGTAAAGGGATCCCCCACTTGGCCTGAGGAAGAACTTAATAGTTCAAAACCAGTGGTGGTCTCACCTAGAATGGGTAAATCAGAGTGCAAGTTTTTAAAGAGTGCTCGCCATAGCCTGTTCAGTTCTCCTCATATGTGGGGTCTTGTAATTGTAACTGCTGGCTACGATGGACGGATCAGAACATATCACAATTATGGGTTGCCAGTTCATCTTTGA
- the LOC120016203 gene encoding dof zinc finger protein DOF4.6-like, translating into MDTAQWPQEIVVKPIEEIVVTNNSCSTPKPANIINGENNLEIRKTRPHKEQALNCPRCNSTNTKFCYYNNYSLTQPRYFCKTCRRYWTEGGSLRNIPVGGGSRKNKRSSNSSSSSSNSSSKNKLPDLVTHHHQNPNKIHDQGQDLNLAFPNSINHETNDKVLSSTTTTTATTSITALNHDNPPQISALELITGISSRGLNSFMPMNVVQDPNTVYTSGFPILHDFKQPTTTTTTLNFSLDHGLGSSGGYGIQDVHQDHHTSGSSVSGRLLFPFEDLKHMSSTTTSDIEQNRGEVHGDSTGYWTGMLGGGSW; encoded by the exons ATGGACACTGCTCAATGGCCACAG GAGATTGTGGTGAAACCAATAGAAGAGATAGTAGTCACAAACAACTCATGCAGTACTCCAAAACCAGCAAATATTATTAATGGTGAAAACAATTTGGAGATCAGGAAGACAAGGCCTCACAAAGAACAAGCCTTGAACTGTCCAAGATGCAATTCAACAAACACAAAGTTTTGCTACTACAACAATTATAGTCTCACTCAACCAAGGTACTTTTGCAAGACTTGTAGAAGGTACTGGACTGAAGGAGGATCTCTTAGAAACATTCCTGTTGGTGGTGGTTCAAGGAAGAACAAGAGATcatcaaattcttcttcttcttcttctaattcATCATCAAAGAACAAGCTTCCTGATTTGGtgactcatcatcatcaaaaccctAACAAGATCCATGATCAAGGCCAAGATCTCAACCTTGCCTTCCCAAACTCTATTAATCATGAAACAAATGACAAGGTTTTGTCTTCTACTACTACCACCACCGCTACCACTAGTATTACTGCTTTGAATCATGACAATCCTCCTCAGATTTCAGCTTTGGAATTGATAACTGGGATTTCTTCAAGAGGGTTGAATTCTTTCATGCCAATGAATGTTGTTCAAGATCCAAACACAGTTTACACATCTGGGTTTCCAATTTTGCATGATTTCAAGCAGCCAacaacaaccaccaccaccttgAATTTCTCTCTTGATCATGGCCTTGGAAGCAGTGGTGGGTATGGGATTCAAGATGTTCATCAAGATCATCATACTAGTGGTAGTAGTGTTAGTGGGAGGCTTTTGTTTCCATTTGAAGATCTAAAGCACATGTCAAGCACTACCACAAGTGATATTGAGCAAAATAGAGGAGAAGTACACGGAGATTCAACTGGGTATTGGACTGGTATGTTAGGAGGTGGATCATGGTAA